TGAGGCCGACCGCGGACTGCGGCACACCGTCGGAGCTGCGGGTGAGGTTGCGCACCACGAGCACGCTGAACACGTAGGCGACCGCCGCGAGTACCACCGCGAGCACATAGGCCCACACGATCGCGAGTCCCATGCTCGCGGTGAGTGCGCCGGCCGCGCCGAAGACCACGAGCCCCACCGAGAGCGCGGTGCCCGAGATGGCACCGTCGCCGATCTCGAACTGGTCGAAGATGTCGCCGAGCACGAGCGAGATGAGCAGCAGCACAAGGCCGATGCCTCCGATGATGAGGAACGGAAGGAGCATCGACTGGCTGCCTCTCTACGGACGTGTCCCAGGCGACGGGCACGCACGGGTGTGCTCACCTTATCGGTGCGCGGGCCGGCGCACACGAAGGGCTCGCTCGAGCGCTCGGCGCGTCCTCGCAGTGGCAGTTGAGTACCCGCCTGGTGCTGCGATCAGGAGAGGAGCCGGTGCTCGATCGCGATGGCATCGACCGCGCCAGCACCGCGGATGCGCCGCATGAGCGCGACCACCTCGTCGACGACTCCGCTGGTGAGCGCGCGACACACGATGCTGTTCGTGCCGAGCCCCTCGAGGCCTCCGGCACGAATCCGGATGACCTCCCAGCCGACTTCGCGGAGCGCTTCGTCTTTCTCGGTGTCGGATGCCTCCTTCAGCCCTCGATGCGCCCGACGCGACTTGCCGGGGTCGTCGTACTCGATCGCAATGCGCAGTTGCGGCACCAGGATGTCGGGCCAGACCTCCTGCTGGCCGTAGAACATGCGGGCGATGCGCACGGCATTGACGCGATGATGCAGGCGGATGCGTTCGCCGAGCATCGCCCGCAGCCGCTGCTCGGTCATCGAGGTGCCGACACGGAGTCCCGGCTTCATGAAGGCCACGCCGGCTTCGCGCATCGCGGTGGGGCCGGCTGCGTTGGTGCGGCACTTCGCACAGCTCGGTCCGGTGAGCACCTCGCGCACCGTGGCCGGATACCGATCGTGGCCGCGGGCGCATCGCCAGTCGTAACTCGCGCCGATCCTCGTCTCGACGGCGAGTGCTGCGCGCTGGGGCGGGGAGACCCGGCCGAGCAGCTCGGCGCGGGAGCGCTGCGTCTCGTGGAGGAGCATGCAGAGCGGGCAGACACGCCCGAGCGTCACGACGCCGGGCTCACCCGCCACCGCGCCATGACCGCATCGGAAGCTCACCTCGACCATGTCGCCTCGATTCTCTGCATGATCCCCATCATCGGCGGCACCGCCGACACTCGCGAAGCGACCCGGTGTCTGCGGCGCCCACGAGAATGGGGTGGTGCGCATCGTGGTCGGAATGGCGGGGCAGGGTCGCGTCACGCTCATCGATCCCGAGGCATCGTCGACAGAGGCCGTCACCGTACCGCTCGCCGGATTTCCCGATGCAGTGCGGCGGCTCGAGACTCGGCGTCCGCGCTGGGTGTGGAGCGACACGCGATCGTGGTATCCGAGGCTCCTCGAGGCCGGTGTGCGCGTCGAACGCTGTCACGACCTGCGCCTATGCGGGGCGATCCTCGAGTACTCGGCCGCGACGGCGACGATGAGAAGCGGCGGCGACCATCCGCGACCGGCGTGGCTGCCCGCGGGGTTCGAGCGAGCCGGGCGCGGCTGCGGTCCTCGCCGCACCTTCGGTGATCGTGCGCACGCCGCTCTTCGAGCTCGACGAGTTCGATGCCGCTGTCTCGGGTGGCGTCGACGCCGTCGGCACCGCCGACGCCAATGCGGAACGCGGCGCCGGTCTGGTCGATCGAACGGATGACGCGGTCGCAAGCTCCTCGGCCGTGCAAGTGGAGGCGATCATCGCCGAGCACGACCGCCAACTCGCCCTCGTCGCCGGCAGCACCGAACCGAACGCCCTGCGCCTGCTCCTCGCAGCCGAGTCCGCCGGCGCGCTCATCGGCGTGGAGCTGCATGCGGCGGGCCTTCCGTGGGACCGCGCCGCACATGAGCGCGTGCTCGAGGCCGAGCTCGGGCCGAAGCCGAAGGCCGGATGGAAGCCGGCCCGTATGGAGGAGCTCGCAGCACAGGTGCGCACCGCGCTCGACGCGGCATCCGTCAATCTCGACTCTCAACTCGACCTGCTGAAGGCGCTGCGCCGGGCGGGCATCCAAGTCGATTCGACGAGCCGATGGGAGCTGCGTGAGCAGGAGCACCCGGCGATCGAGCCGTTGCTCGCGTACAAGAAGCTCGCGCGGCTGTTGAGCGCGAACGGCTGGGCGTGGCTCGACGAGTGGATCGCGGGCGGACGCTTCAGACCCGACTACGTGCCGGGCGGCACCGCGACCGGCCGGTGGGCGACCGCCGGCGGGGGAGCCCTGCAGCTCCCGAAGAACGTGCGCAGCGCGGTCGTGGCCGATCCCGGCTGGACGCTCGTCGTCGCCGATGCCGCACAACTGGAGCCGCGTGTGCTCGCCGGCATGGCGTGCGACGAGGCGATGGCCGCCGCTGGGCGCGGCCTCGACTTCTACCTGGGCATCGTCGACGCGGGGGTCGTCGAGACGAGGGAGCAGGCCAAGTACGCGATCCTCGGCGCGATGTACGGCGCGACCACCGGCGAGAGCGGCCGGCTCGTGCCGCGGCTCGCGCGCGCCTACCCGAGGGCGATGGCCCTCGTCGACCGGGCCGCAGCCGAGGGCGAGCGCGGCGGCGTGGTGTCGACGCTCCTCGGTCGATCGTCTCCGTTGCCGCCGTCCGAGTGGCACGCCGCACAGTCTCGGGCGAGCCAGCCCGAGGCCTCGCCGGCCGACGAGCGCCGCGCTCGGTCGGTCGCGCGCGAGTGGGGCCGCTTCACCCGCAACTTCGTCGTGCAGGGCAGCGCGGCGGAATGGGCGCTCTGCTGGATGGCCGCGCTTCGCACGCGACTCGCCGCGATCGCCGGGGCAGACGGTGAGGCGGCCGGGTCGATCGTTCCGGCGCCGGCATCCGGACCGGCGTTCGAGCGCGCCCCGCACCTCGTGTACTTCCTCCACGACGAGATCATCGTGCACACGCCGCAGGCTCTCGCCGATGAGGTCGCCGCCGCGGTCGAGGAGTCGGCGATGGGCGCCGGCCGGCTCCTCTTCGGCGACTTCCCCGTCGAGTTCCCGCTCGACCTGGCGGTGGTCGACAGCTACGCCCTCGCCGACGCGTGAGCGGGCCCGTCGATCAGCCGGGTGAGGGCGGCGCCGGGCGGCGACCGCGCTTGGGCCGTGTCGCTCGCGGCGCGAAGGCGAGGCGCTCTGCGGATGCCGCGGCAACCGTCTCCAGCCACCCGAGTGCCGCATCGGCGACCGCGACGTCGGCCGTCGCGGCGAGACGAGCGAGTTCCGTCTCGGCGTCGCGAGCGTCTGCCTCGGGCTCGGCTCCATCGGCTGCTTCAGCGGGCTCCGACGCGGTCGTCAACGCTGACGCGTCATCGCGACGCACTCTCCAGCGGTCGATCTCCGCGCGCGCCACGGCGAGTCCGTCGACGTCGGGCAGCGAGAGTGCGATGAGCACGCGATCGACCGTCTCGTCCCACGGGTCGGCGCCCGAGGCATCCGTTCCGTCGAACCAGGCTGTGGCGGCCGCCTTGCCCGGCGCGGTGAGGCGATACAGGGGGAGTCCGTCATCCGTCGCTCCGGCCGGCTCGATGAGACGCTGCTTGCCGAGCCGCTCGAGGGTCGCATAGGTCTGGCCGACGTTCACCTGCCGTCGCCCGCCGGTGCGCGCCTCGAGTCCGCCGTGCAACTGGAACCCGTAGGCGGGGCCCGCCGTGAGCAGGGCGAGGAGCGCATCGCGCACTGCCATTTGGACTCCGTCTCGAGAAGGGGGAACAATTCACTGAGTATAGAGTTCTGGCCCGCCGGATGCCGCGAGTGACACGTTCGGCGATCCGATCTTGTCACCGGCCCTGATCCGCGGCATAATCGCCCATGACGGCTCGCCGTCCACAATCGAACACCAGCCATCCAAACCGTTCCGAGGTCGTAGGGGAAGACGCACCTCAAGAACGGAGAGAGAGATGGCGGAGATGACCACGCGGGCCGCGCGCACCGCGCGAGGCGTGCTGTTCGTGCACTCCTCGCCCCGGGCGCTCTGTCCGCATGTCGAGTGGGCGGCAGGGCGAGCGCTGGGGAGCGCTGTCAACTTCGAGTGGAGCATGCAGCCGGTCCATCGCGGCATGATGCGCGCCGAGTTCTACTGGGAGGGCGAGGCCGGTAGCGGCGCGAAGCTCGCGTCTGCACTGCGAGGCTGGGAGCAGCTCCGCTTCGAGGTGAGCGAGGATCCGACTCCGGGCTCCGACGGTGCACGCTGGATGCACACTCCTGAGCTCGGCGTGTTCTTCGCGCAGACCGACACTGCCGGCAACACGGTCGTGCCCGAGGACCGCATCCGGTACGCGATGGAGATCGCCGGCAACGATCCCCTCGAGCTGCACCGCGAGCTCCGCCTCGCGCTCGGGCAGGCGTGGGACGACGAGCTCGAGCCGTTCCGGCATGCCAGTGATTTCGCTCCGGTCGTCTGGTTGCACCAGGTGGGTTGAGCGGCGCGGCTCGCGCGGTGGCGTGACGCGATCGTCGGATGATGCTTCCCGGTGACGCACGATCGAAACCTGAGCCGCAGACGAGAAGACCCCGCCCGCGAAATGCGGCCGGGGTCTTTCTCATCTCTGCGCCAAACGGCGCGACATCGCGTTCAGGCTGAGCGGAACGCAGCGACGGCGTTGTGGCCGCCGAAGCCGAACGAGTTGCTGATCGCCACGACGTCGTCGCCCGCGAGCGCCCGCGGTGACGTCACGACGTCGAGTGGGATCTCGGGATCCTGCTCGGTGAGGTTGATCGTCGGCGGGATGACCCGCTCGTGGAGCGCGAGCACCGTGAACATGGCCTCGATCGCACCGGCGCCGCCGAGCAGGTGCCCGGTGGACGCCTTGGTCGCGGTCACGGCGATGCCGTCGAGCAGATCGCCGAACACGCGCTTGAGCGCGTTGTACTCGGCGATGTCGCCGACTGGAGTGCTCGTCGCGTGCGCGTTCACGTGACGCACGTCGGAGAGGCGTGCGCCGGCGCCCTCGATGGCCGCGATCATCGCCCGTGCTGCGGCCGATCCCTCGGGGTCAGGTGCGGTGATGTGGTAGGCGTCGCTCGTGACGGATCCGCCCAGCAGCTCGGCGTAGATGCGTGCACCACGGGCCTTGGCGTGCTCCTCGGTCTCGACCACGAGGGCTGCGGCGCCCTCGCCGAGCACGAAGCCGTCGCGACCGATGTCGTAGGGACGGGAGGCGATCGACGGGTCGTCGTTTCGCCGGGAGAGGGCCTGCATCGCGGCGAACGACGCGATGGGCAGCGGGTGGATCGCGGCTTCCGAGCCGCCGGCGATGACGACGTCGGCCAGGCCCCGCTGCAGGTGGTCGTAGGCGTTCACGAGCGCTTCGGTGCTCGACGCGCACGCTGAGACGACCGTCGTGATGCCGGCGCGAGCGTGAAGGTCCATGCCGATCGCGGCTCCGGGGCCGTTGGGCATGAGCATGGGCACGGTCATCGGCAGGACGCGCCGGGGCCCACGCTCACGCAGGGTGTCCCAGGCGTCGAGTAGCGTCCAGACGCCGCCGATGCCGGTCGACCAGTCGACGGCGAGCCGCTCGGGAGCGATCTCGGGCGCACCGGCATCCGCCCAGGCCTCGCGGCCCGCGATGAGGGCGAACTGGCTCGAGGGGTCGAGGCGCTTCGTCTCGTGGCGTTCGAGCACCTCGGCGGTGGGTACCTTCGCGGTGGCCGCAAAGGTGACGGGAAGCGCAAGGTCGGCGACCCAGTCGTGTTCGAGCGCGCGAGCGCCGGACTCGCCGGCGAGCAGTGCGTTCCAGCTGTCGCGCGCGGTGCCGCCCAGGGGCGAGGTCGCGCCGATGCCGGTGATGACGATCTTCTTGGTCATTCGAGAAACACTCCGTTGGAGGTGATGGTCGAACTGATCGAGCGGGCCGGGCGGTCGCGCCGGCCCGCTCCAGCAGTTGCTAGGCCTGGGCCTTGACGATGAAGGTGACGGCGTCGCCGACGGTCTTCAGGTTCTTGACCTCTTCGTCGGGGATCTTGACGTCGAACTTCTCCTCGGCGTTGACGACGATCGTCATCATCGAGATGGAGTCGATGTCGAGGTCATCGGTGAACGACTTGTCCAGCTCAACCGTGTCGGTCGCGATGCCGGTCTCGTCGTTGATGAGCTCGGCCAGGCCGGCAAGCACTTCTTCGGTGGACAATGCCATTGTTCTTCTCCTTGGGGGTGTCTCGTTTGACCGAGACACAGTCTAGATGGACGAGGGTCGGTGGTTCAGGGAAGTACCACCACTTGGGCGCCGAACACGAGTCCGGCGCCGAAGCCGATCTGGAGGGCGAGGCCCCCCGAGAGTTCCGGATGCTCCTCGAGCAACCGGTGGGTCGCGAGGGGAATCGATGCAGCCGACGTGTTGCCGGTCGTGGCGATGTCGCGGGCGATCATGACCGATTCGGGCAGCTTCAACTGCTTCGCGAACTCGTCGACGATGCGCATGTTGGCCTGGTGCGGGATGAAGGCGGCGAGGTCGGCGGCGGTGATGCCAGCGGCATCCAGCGCCTGCTTGGCGACCTTCGCCATGTCCCACACTGCCCACCGGAAGACCGTCTGGCCCTCCTGGCGCAGCGTCGGCCACTCGGCGGCACCGTCGCGGTACTCGGTGAGCGTGGCGTTCATGCCGACGGCGTCGGCCTTCGAGCCATCCGATCCCCAGATGGTGCGAGCGATGCCGGGGAAGTCGCTCGGGCCGATGACGACGGCTCCGGCGCCGTCGCCGAGCAGGAAGGAGATGGAGCGGTCGGTCGGGTCGACGACGTTCGAGAGCTTCTCGGCGCCGACCACGAGCGCGTAGTGGGCGCTGCCGGTGCGAATGAGCGCGTCGGCTTGGGCGATCGCGTAGGCGTAGCCGGCGCATGCGGCGTTGGTGTCGTACGCGGCGGCCGGGTTGGCGCCCACGCGATCGGCCAGGACCGCGGCGATCGAGGGCGTCTGCTGCACGTTCGAGACGGTGGCGACGATGACGAGATCGATGAGCTCGGGCGCGACTCCCGACTTCTCGATGGCCTCGCGCGCAGCATCCGTCGCGAGATCGAGGGCTTCGACGTCGGCGCCGGCGCGGGCGCGGGTGACGATGCCGGTGCGCTGCTGGATCCACTCGTCGGACGAGTTGATCGGGCCCACGAGGTCGTCGTTCGGCACGAGGTTGGCGCCGCGAGCAGCACCGATCGCGTAGATGCGCGTGTAGGCGGGGCCGTGCGACTGCTGGAGGGTGGGTTTCGTCATGCTCGGCTTTCTCGTGTGCGCCCGGCTCAGGCGGCCTGCTCGATGAGGTCGATCGCGGCGGGAAGGTCGTCGGGCGTCTTCACCGCGACGGTCGGCACGCCCTTGAGACCCCGCTTCGCGAGCCCGACGAGGGCGCCAGCCGGGGCGACCTCGATGATGCCGGTGACGCCGGCCGCCGCGAACGCCTCCATGCAGCGGTCCCAGCGCACGGGGGAGGAGACCTGCCCCACGAGCAGGTCGACGAAGGCGGCGCCGGATGCCACGACGCTGCCGTCGCGGTTCGTCCACAGCGTCACGCCGGGGTCGGACACGTCGGAATCGCCCGCGACCGCGGCGAGGCGCTCGACGGCGGGACGCATGTACCGCGTGTGGAAGGCGCCGGCCACCTGCAGCGGGATGACTCGCGCACCGGCCGGCGACTCGTCTTTCAGGCGCTCGAGTGCGTCGAGCGCGCCGGCGACGACGATCTGGCCGCCCCCGTTGAAGTTCGCCGGCTCGAGTCCGAGTTCGTCGAGCCGGGCCACGAGTGCCGTCTCGTCGCCGCCCAGCACCGCGCTCATGCCGGTGGGCTCGAGCGCCGCGGCATCGGCCATGGCCCGCCCGCGTGCGGCGACGAAGCGCATCGCTGCGGTCTCGCTGAGCACTCCGGCGCCTGCGGCTGCCGTGATCTCGCCCACCGAGTGACCGGCGATACCGCCGATGCCCTCGCTGCGACCATCGGCGAGAAGCCGTTCGAGCGTGAGGATGCCGGCCGCGACGATGAGCGGCTGGGCGATCGCGGTGTCGCGGATGGTGTCGGCGTCGCTGACCGTCCCGTGGGATGCGAGGTCGATCCCCGCGGCGTCCGACAACGCGCCCAGGCGCTCGGCATAGGCCGGCTCGGCGAGCCAGGGGGCGAGGAATCCGGGAGTCTGGGAGCCCTGTCCAGGGCAGACGACGACGATCACGGTTTCAAGTCTGCCAATCAGTATCGGGACGGTGGTGTGCCCACGCTACAAGCTCTTCGCGAAAGCCTTGTATCGAAGCCACAGGATGCCGGTCAGCTCGGCGGTCGGCGGCGTGGCGCCTGGTCGTGATCGCTCATCGAGCCGATGATGAGCGCCGCCTGCAGAATGAGCGCCTCGCGGGCGCCCGTGGCATCCCATCCGATCACGTCGGAGACGCGCTTCAGGCGGTAGCGCACGGTGTTCGGGTGCACGAAGAGCTCGCGTGCCGTCGCCTCGAGCGAGCGACCGTTGTCGAGATAGCTCCAGAGCGTCGTGAGGAGTTCGGTGGAGTGGGCCTGCAGCGGCCGATAGATGCGGTGCACGAGCGTGGCACGAGCCAGTGGGTCGCCGGCGAGGGCGCGCTCGGGGAGCAGGTCGTCGGCGTGCACGGGGCGAGGTGCGTGGCGCCATGAACGGGCGACCGCGAACCCCGCAAGCGCGGCCTTCGCGCTCTTCGACGCGTCGACGAGGTTCGGCACCTCGTGACCGAGCACGAGATGACCCGGCCCGAAATGCGGCTCGAGTTGTTCGGCGATCTCCATGAAGGTGAGGGCCGCGGCCGTGCCGATGGCGTCGTCGTTCTCGCGCGTGAGCGGGTCGGCGCGGCCGATCACGAGCACGAGGCGATTGCCCTGCACTCCGATGAGCACGTCGGCGTGCATGTGACGTGCCGCGCGGCGCACGTGGTCGACGTCGAGCTGCTTCGGTGCGGTGCCGACGAGCACGGAGACCTCGCCGTGACCGTGCCAGCCGAGTGCGGCGATGCGGCTCGGAAGCTCGTCGTCGTACTCGCCCGAGAGGATCGAGTCGACCACGAGCGCCTCGAGGCGCGCGTCCCAGAGCCCGCGTGCCTCGGCAGCACGCGCGTACACATCGGCGGCCGCGAACGCGATCTCACGCGAATACAGGAGGATCGCCTCGCGGAGCGGCTCGCTGCCGTCTTTGACGCGTTCCTCGACGACCTCGACGGTGACGCGGATGAGCTGCAGCGTCTGCTGGAGGCTCACCGAACGCAGCAGTTCC
The Agromyces albus DNA segment above includes these coding regions:
- a CDS encoding beta-ketoacyl-[acyl-carrier-protein] synthase family protein, with amino-acid sequence MTKKIVITGIGATSPLGGTARDSWNALLAGESGARALEHDWVADLALPVTFAATAKVPTAEVLERHETKRLDPSSQFALIAGREAWADAGAPEIAPERLAVDWSTGIGGVWTLLDAWDTLRERGPRRVLPMTVPMLMPNGPGAAIGMDLHARAGITTVVSACASSTEALVNAYDHLQRGLADVVIAGGSEAAIHPLPIASFAAMQALSRRNDDPSIASRPYDIGRDGFVLGEGAAALVVETEEHAKARGARIYAELLGGSVTSDAYHITAPDPEGSAAARAMIAAIEGAGARLSDVRHVNAHATSTPVGDIAEYNALKRVFGDLLDGIAVTATKASTGHLLGGAGAIEAMFTVLALHERVIPPTINLTEQDPEIPLDVVTSPRALAGDDVVAISNSFGFGGHNAVAAFRSA
- a CDS encoding NfeD family protein, translated to MLLPFLIIGGIGLVLLLISLVLGDIFDQFEIGDGAISGTALSVGLVVFGAAGALTASMGLAIVWAYVLAVVLAAVAYVFSVLVVRNLTRSSDGVPQSAVGLTGVSRSDITPAGGEVSLDGPGEVERRLAYSDAPIAEGVRIRVIEHAGTRVKVTTD
- a CDS encoding DUF3145 domain-containing protein is translated as MAEMTTRAARTARGVLFVHSSPRALCPHVEWAAGRALGSAVNFEWSMQPVHRGMMRAEFYWEGEAGSGAKLASALRGWEQLRFEVSEDPTPGSDGARWMHTPELGVFFAQTDTAGNTVVPEDRIRYAMEIAGNDPLELHRELRLALGQAWDDELEPFRHASDFAPVVWLHQVG
- a CDS encoding bifunctional 3'-5' exonuclease/DNA polymerase, which translates into the protein MRTPLFELDEFDAAVSGGVDAVGTADANAERGAGLVDRTDDAVASSSAVQVEAIIAEHDRQLALVAGSTEPNALRLLLAAESAGALIGVELHAAGLPWDRAAHERVLEAELGPKPKAGWKPARMEELAAQVRTALDAASVNLDSQLDLLKALRRAGIQVDSTSRWELREQEHPAIEPLLAYKKLARLLSANGWAWLDEWIAGGRFRPDYVPGGTATGRWATAGGGALQLPKNVRSAVVADPGWTLVVADAAQLEPRVLAGMACDEAMAAAGRGLDFYLGIVDAGVVETREQAKYAILGAMYGATTGESGRLVPRLARAYPRAMALVDRAAAEGERGGVVSTLLGRSSPLPPSEWHAAQSRASQPEASPADERRARSVAREWGRFTRNFVVQGSAAEWALCWMAALRTRLAAIAGADGEAAGSIVPAPASGPAFERAPHLVYFLHDEIIVHTPQALADEVAAAVEESAMGAGRLLFGDFPVEFPLDLAVVDSYALADA
- a CDS encoding ACP S-malonyltransferase, whose protein sequence is MIVVVCPGQGSQTPGFLAPWLAEPAYAERLGALSDAAGIDLASHGTVSDADTIRDTAIAQPLIVAAGILTLERLLADGRSEGIGGIAGHSVGEITAAAGAGVLSETAAMRFVAARGRAMADAAALEPTGMSAVLGGDETALVARLDELGLEPANFNGGGQIVVAGALDALERLKDESPAGARVIPLQVAGAFHTRYMRPAVERLAAVAGDSDVSDPGVTLWTNRDGSVVASGAAFVDLLVGQVSSPVRWDRCMEAFAAAGVTGIIEVAPAGALVGLAKRGLKGVPTVAVKTPDDLPAAIDLIEQAA
- a CDS encoding beta-ketoacyl-ACP synthase III, translating into MTKPTLQQSHGPAYTRIYAIGAARGANLVPNDDLVGPINSSDEWIQQRTGIVTRARAGADVEALDLATDAAREAIEKSGVAPELIDLVIVATVSNVQQTPSIAAVLADRVGANPAAAYDTNAACAGYAYAIAQADALIRTGSAHYALVVGAEKLSNVVDPTDRSISFLLGDGAGAVVIGPSDFPGIARTIWGSDGSKADAVGMNATLTEYRDGAAEWPTLRQEGQTVFRWAVWDMAKVAKQALDAAGITAADLAAFIPHQANMRIVDEFAKQLKLPESVMIARDIATTGNTSAASIPLATHRLLEEHPELSGGLALQIGFGAGLVFGAQVVVLP
- a CDS encoding PucR family transcriptional regulator, whose translation is MATRPKTKAETLAWLRTIAGELSTATLKRLEDTLPWYGDMPPSRRSAVGLVAQAGISSFISWFDDPKSTPWIAADVFGAAPRELLRSVSLQQTLQLIRVTVEVVEERVKDGSEPLREAILLYSREIAFAAADVYARAAEARGLWDARLEALVVDSILSGEYDDELPSRIAALGWHGHGEVSVLVGTAPKQLDVDHVRRAARHMHADVLIGVQGNRLVLVIGRADPLTRENDDAIGTAAALTFMEIAEQLEPHFGPGHLVLGHEVPNLVDASKSAKAALAGFAVARSWRHAPRPVHADDLLPERALAGDPLARATLVHRIYRPLQAHSTELLTTLWSYLDNGRSLEATARELFVHPNTVRYRLKRVSDVIGWDATGAREALILQAALIIGSMSDHDQAPRRRPPS
- a CDS encoding acyl carrier protein; amino-acid sequence: MALSTEEVLAGLAELINDETGIATDTVELDKSFTDDLDIDSISMMTIVVNAEEKFDVKIPDEEVKNLKTVGDAVTFIVKAQA
- a CDS encoding PadR family transcriptional regulator — protein: MAVRDALLALLTAGPAYGFQLHGGLEARTGGRRQVNVGQTYATLERLGKQRLIEPAGATDDGLPLYRLTAPGKAAATAWFDGTDASGADPWDETVDRVLIALSLPDVDGLAVARAEIDRWRVRRDDASALTTASEPAEAADGAEPEADARDAETELARLAATADVAVADAALGWLETVAAASAERLAFAPRATRPKRGRRPAPPSPG